The window AACGCGCGTTGTCAGTTAGAATAACTTATTTAGTTTTGAGAGCAGTGCCATTTAGTATAGATAAAACAAACTTATGACAGTTTCGTACTGCAATACATAACCTGTTATTCACATTCATTAGAAAAAAACATGGCAGATGTTCTAAAAATATGACAGATTCCTTTTGAACAAGCTAAgtaaattatagtttgataattGGTTCGGTAGCCTGCGGGTGTAACTCgtacatatgttttttaattataaaaaagataaaatctaAGCACGTTTATCTTATTTTTGTTGCtaacttaaatactttttaaaataccaCGATAGATTCCAATTTCTGTAAACTTTTAGAGTCGGATAAATCAAAACTGCTTTGAATGTTACCCCAGTAAACAAATTgacacttttacaatttttaaaattttacaaatttacaaggaTAAACACTGTTAAGACCTTATTTGTTGTTGCAGGATTGTGTGAGATGTCtcttttattgtaaacatttttacgaCACGACGTGTTATAATTTAAGACAAgatataattctttataatttttgtacaaaggCTAAAACCCACATGTTATAATAATTACTCGAAACCTGGGAAGGTCTTAGGTAACCCCAATAAAAAGAAAGtccttataataatattattttttaatgcttcattcatgaaaatatttttttgttgtgCTAAATAAAGAATTAGATAGGGAGATCCCTATTTAATAAGATCTCCAACTAAAAACCATGTATGTGCAAGGGGGAAGGGAACATGTAGGAGGTTTCGCTAGTGGCATTCCTTGAGGCTTTCAATAGAGTGCATGAGCTGCTGGGAGGTAGTATGGTTGTGGTTGCATATACAAAGGGAAAAGATATTGTGGGTGTTGACCTCCCGCAGGTTTGCCAACAAACCCTTGGCCCATATCACCATAGCCTCCACGGCCATGGCCTATACCAGCGCCTGCATGCACTCCTAGCAGATTTGCACCGATCCCGAGTCCGAAAAGCGAACGAAGAGAAACTGCTTTATTCTTTGGGTTTGCTTCATGTTTCTTTAGTTCTTCTAAAGCTGGGATCACGCTGCTGGATGTTGTGGGAGGTGTTTCTATGGAGCTGGAGTCTTCTTCctgaaaatgataaatataatctGTGAGTACTATATAAATATCAACAGGTACTACAATATTATAGTCAACAAGTAATATTATATGCGTGAGTGCTATTAtcacattgttttatatatatataaaactattaatataatgatTTGTATAAGAGTTcagaggcgaaattagggccacGGCTTTCTTGCATTTAATACTCAAAAAGcagcttaataaataatataaatcgaATGAAAAGAATGTGATATTTTTTccaattacataaaatacatgtttattactGTCCACTTTTTCTGAAATGTTGTACTATTATTCATCATAAGTACTCAGACATTTTATAACAGATacctacataattatatttattaaaaaaacgtaaagTATATGGttccaaaaatattgtacatatttattacatattatcatGATACcatgaaatatagttttaatatgagATGCCtcaatttttaattccatattacTGCCAGgctatttcttttaattattctctaaaataacaaaaccaaacgTTGTTCATTGTATAGTTTGTAAACACACTTTAGTTGTTCGGAAAACTCAAAGATATGGATATGCCCGTTTTAATGATATTCTCTGACTTTCCTTGTACATAAGCACGTTTTCAAGAGGCTAATGATACCGCTAAGCATTAAAATGAACACAATTCTACGTAAACGTTGTTACAGTTAGGTGTCTTATATTTACTCGAAGTGCGAAAAAAATGTggtaatataaactttaattggTAAGTTTGATTGTAACCGATCCAGGTACCCTAGGTGTAACTGATTACTCGCTAggcagtagttttaaaattatattagtaatagTGTGAATTTGCTccttttatttgaatacaaaaaaacccttaatttatataattctattttgtaaaaagattaatattaaagtttcaatataaaacaaatatctttaatCAAACTTTCTTATTAATTAAGATTATATTAGCCAACTAGACTTTAGATATTTGGCATCGTTGTACTTTTTTCTGATGGTTTATTAATGATGTAGATAGATTTGCACAAAACTTTACTTTCAATGATACAATTGTAATCAATGCTGGCAGTAATTTTATCAGACCTAATCTAAAGACAGTGTTGTCTCAAAATGTTAGACTAAGATAGAAGTATTAAAAACTAGAACTAATGTTATTGTAGTTTCTCTACCGCCCAGGTTTGATGGGCCAGATATGAACGAAGTAGTACATGAATGTAACAAGGATCTTTATGAGAACTTTGTCATAGAAGATTGTGAAATTGTGGCTCTAAACGCCTATCAAAGAAAACTGTTTACTGTTCACGACCAGCATCTGCATCAAAATGGTAAGACAGGTCCGTTAttaatccttttttatttttagttatgatAAATGATTTTCCGAACAACCTCAATATCTATGCAGACGACAAATCGCTTTttgcaaataatataattataaactccATGCAGGCTAGTATTGAAACTGCACAACTGGAAGCAGGAAACTCGTGTAGTTCCAATAGGCTTCACTGTGACCAGGAAAACCCAAAATTTCCTTCTCAGTTTGTCAACAGAACAGTCGCAGTCAGTAACTTTATTGGTGATCTGGATTGATACTAAATTAACTTGGTCAGATCACGAGACAAGTTATGTAAAAGAATCTCGagagtttgatttttgttgcGGAAGCTGGGGGACTTAATATTCACAGAATATTTGAAAACTTGCTAATTTGGTTTGTTCcaattacatacataaaatggCCTTATTCTCTGGGGTCATTCCATAGGATCTTGCTTCTTCAAAAGAAGGTGGTGAGGACTATTTGTAGAGTGGTACCTCAAGATCATTGTACGcctttatttattcatagcaacattttaacaatcaatagtttttacatatacaaaattttaatattcgttaaaactaacaTTCCCATTTTTTCAAGCAGGAA of the Homalodisca vitripennis isolate AUS2020 chromosome X, UT_GWSS_2.1, whole genome shotgun sequence genome contains:
- the LOC124368480 gene encoding uncharacterized protein LOC124368480: MMFKKLICFCLVVAIVSSDTTEEDSSSIETPPTTSSSVIPALEELKKHEANPKNKAVSLRSLFGLGIGANLLGVHAGAGIGHGRGGYGDMGQGFVGKPAGGQHPQYLFPLYMQPQPYYLPAAHALY